Proteins from a genomic interval of Streptomyces fodineus:
- a CDS encoding DUF4231 domain-containing protein, translating into MGLSPRETAALLLDKIRAGNDYARSKKQRFRRSASVIKMLTLTLSAASTIILGLQSLNTWAGLAFALVALVTLLGAVEPFFNWRSRWVLMEEAQHRFQRLADDLEYLAASTAADDLTYDHLAEIFDSYQTIWDDLSRTWLEHRREPAPSTSG; encoded by the coding sequence GTGGGTCTCAGCCCGAGGGAGACAGCTGCCCTCCTGCTGGACAAGATTCGCGCAGGCAACGACTACGCCCGCAGCAAGAAGCAGCGATTCCGCCGAAGTGCTTCGGTGATCAAAATGCTGACGCTGACACTGTCCGCCGCCTCCACCATCATTCTGGGCCTGCAAAGCCTCAACACATGGGCTGGTCTGGCGTTTGCGCTGGTAGCCCTGGTGACGTTGCTGGGGGCCGTCGAACCGTTCTTCAACTGGCGCTCCCGCTGGGTGCTGATGGAGGAGGCTCAGCACCGGTTCCAGCGCCTTGCCGACGACCTCGAATACCTCGCGGCGTCCACGGCCGCCGACGATCTCACATATGACCACCTTGCTGAGATTTTCGATAGCTACCAAACTATTTGGGATGATCTGAGTCGTACGTGGCTGGAGCATCGCCGGGAACCGGCGCCGTCGACCAGCGGCTGA
- a CDS encoding carboxymuconolactone decarboxylase family protein, which produces MEARLNVMASPVAAKALKHIIAAGMALSESTVPASTRELMMLRASQINGCAGCIDMHTKEATAAGESAVRLHLVAAWREAKVFTDAERAALELTEQGTRIADAAGGVPDEVWANAAKYYDEDQLADLVIQIAVINAFNRGNVIVQQPAGDYEAGMLAKLH; this is translated from the coding sequence ATGGAAGCTCGTCTGAACGTCATGGCCAGCCCGGTCGCGGCCAAGGCCCTGAAGCACATCATCGCCGCGGGCATGGCACTCTCGGAATCGACCGTGCCGGCCTCGACGCGCGAACTGATGATGCTCCGCGCCAGCCAGATCAACGGCTGCGCCGGATGCATCGACATGCACACCAAGGAAGCCACCGCGGCCGGGGAGAGCGCGGTGCGCCTCCACCTGGTCGCCGCCTGGAGGGAGGCCAAGGTCTTCACCGACGCCGAGCGCGCCGCGCTGGAGCTGACGGAGCAGGGCACCCGCATCGCCGACGCCGCCGGCGGCGTCCCCGACGAGGTCTGGGCGAACGCCGCCAAGTACTACGACGAGGACCAGCTCGCCGACCTGGTGATCCAGATCGCCGTCATCAACGCCTTCAACCGCGGAAACGTCATCGTCCAACAGCCCGCGGGCGACTACGAAGCCGGCATGCTCGCCAAGCTCCACTGA
- a CDS encoding NUDIX domain-containing protein → MGPKTTKVYETLRKRLADGAYTPGEKFPSERTLTEELDIGRTALRQVLARLVTEGALEVRGRSSYRVPGAVSVKAPDSLEPWRIHGERDLYDNQWVKLQLWDVEPPGVERFEHHVVKLQHVAVTAVVDARDRVLMMWRYRFVPKRFGWELPGGIVDEGEAPEETALREVVEETGWRPKNIEHVVTYQPMVGMVDSPHEIFVAHGADKVGEPTDLEEAGHIEWVPLADIPGLMARGELLGSGTLVALLHILATRGKQTVTAAH, encoded by the coding sequence ATGGGACCGAAGACGACCAAGGTCTACGAGACGCTTCGCAAACGACTCGCCGACGGCGCGTATACCCCAGGCGAGAAGTTCCCCTCTGAACGCACACTGACTGAGGAACTGGACATCGGGCGGACCGCGCTCCGGCAGGTGCTTGCCCGCCTTGTGACGGAGGGCGCGCTAGAAGTCCGGGGTCGGAGTTCGTACCGGGTACCGGGTGCGGTCAGCGTGAAGGCTCCGGACAGCTTGGAGCCGTGGCGCATCCACGGTGAGCGCGATCTTTACGACAACCAGTGGGTGAAGCTTCAACTCTGGGACGTGGAGCCGCCCGGTGTAGAGCGGTTTGAGCATCACGTCGTGAAGCTTCAGCATGTGGCCGTCACAGCCGTGGTTGATGCCCGGGACCGGGTGCTCATGATGTGGCGGTACCGATTCGTGCCGAAGCGTTTCGGATGGGAGCTCCCGGGCGGCATCGTGGACGAGGGCGAGGCACCGGAGGAAACGGCGCTGCGGGAAGTCGTCGAAGAGACAGGTTGGCGCCCGAAGAACATCGAGCACGTTGTCACCTATCAGCCCATGGTCGGCATGGTCGACTCGCCGCACGAGATCTTCGTAGCCCATGGAGCTGACAAGGTCGGAGAGCCGACCGACCTGGAAGAGGCCGGGCATATCGAGTGGGTTCCGCTCGCCGACATCCCAGGACTCATGGCCCGGGGGGAGCTACTGGGGTCCGGCACGCTGGTCGCGCTGCTTCACATCCTGGCGACCAGGGGCAAGCAGACGGTTACAGCCGCTCACTGA